In one window of Chryseobacterium sp. JV274 DNA:
- a CDS encoding 2-hydroxyacid dehydrogenase has product MKILLLDKNHPLITEQLLAQNFILEEDFTSSYDEVCNKIENYDGIIIRSRIPLDQNFLEKGKNLKFIARVGAGMENIDIPVAEKLGIQLINSPEGNRDSVAEHVVGMLLVIMNRLFIASQEVKNGIWKREENRGDELLGKTVGLIGYGNMGKATAKRLSGFGCKVIFHDILPGLSDEYAIQVSLEELKQSAEVVSLHIPLTSETHYLIDETFIAEMKNNFYFVNTARGKNVKTKYLVEALKSGKVKGACLDVLEYEKSSFEHIETENEDLKYLLECEKAIVTPHIAGWTHQSKEKLAQFIVDKIVASHC; this is encoded by the coding sequence ATGAAAATACTTCTTTTAGATAAAAATCATCCTCTTATCACTGAGCAGCTTTTGGCTCAGAATTTTATATTGGAAGAGGATTTTACATCGTCTTATGATGAGGTTTGCAATAAAATTGAAAATTACGACGGGATTATTATCAGAAGTCGTATTCCTTTAGACCAAAATTTTCTGGAGAAGGGTAAGAACCTGAAATTTATTGCAAGGGTAGGAGCCGGAATGGAAAACATAGATATTCCTGTTGCTGAAAAACTGGGAATCCAACTGATCAATTCTCCGGAAGGAAACAGAGATTCCGTAGCAGAACATGTGGTAGGAATGCTGCTTGTGATCATGAACAGACTTTTTATTGCCTCTCAGGAAGTGAAAAATGGGATCTGGAAACGTGAAGAAAACAGAGGAGATGAATTGCTGGGGAAAACTGTAGGGCTTATCGGATATGGAAATATGGGGAAAGCTACAGCTAAAAGGCTTTCAGGATTCGGATGTAAAGTGATCTTCCATGATATACTTCCCGGCCTTTCGGATGAATATGCAATACAGGTTTCTCTGGAAGAGCTGAAACAGTCTGCTGAGGTTGTAAGCTTACATATTCCTTTGACTTCAGAAACGCATTATCTTATAGATGAAACATTCATTGCAGAAATGAAAAACAACTTCTATTTTGTCAATACGGCAAGAGGAAAGAATGTGAAAACTAAATATTTAGTAGAAGCGTTGAAATCTGGAAAAGTAAAAGGTGCCTGTCTGGATGTATTAGAATACGAAAAATCTTCTTTCGAGCATATTGAAACTGAAAATGAAGATTTAAAATACCTTCTTGAATGTGAAAAAGCCATTGTAACACCACACATTGCCGGGTGGACACACCAGAGCAAAGAAAAGTTGGCTCAGTTTATTGTAGATAAAATTGTAGCTTCACATTGTTAA
- a CDS encoding GxxExxY protein: MDISENDISKIVYEAGYIVHKTLGLGLLESAYEECLFYELNKQGILVERQKSMPLVYDEVKMDVGYRLDFLIEKKIVLEIKSIESLQDIHLAQILTYFRLSNCKLGMLINFNTLQFKNGVKRVINGIL; encoded by the coding sequence ATGGATATTTCAGAAAATGATATATCAAAAATTGTCTACGAAGCAGGGTATATAGTTCATAAGACATTGGGTCTAGGACTTTTAGAAAGTGCTTATGAAGAATGTTTGTTTTATGAATTAAATAAACAAGGTATTCTTGTAGAAAGGCAAAAATCGATGCCATTAGTTTATGATGAAGTGAAAATGGATGTGGGCTATAGGCTTGACTTTTTGATTGAGAAAAAAATTGTACTGGAAATAAAATCTATAGAATCATTACAAGATATTCATTTAGCACAAATACTTACATACTTTCGCTTAAGTAATTGTAAACTTGGAATGTTGATTAACTTTAATACGCTTCAATTTAAAAATGGAGTTAAGAGAGTGATTAATGGGATATTATAA
- a CDS encoding acyl-CoA thioesterase: MAKIKKASDSLTIMTNIVLPNETNSLRNLFGGELLAKMDRCASISAARHCERRVVTASVNHVSFNHPIPEGGVVVLESKVSRAFSTSMEVYVDVWLDDPINQKKIHTNAGIYTFVAVDEFNRPIPIPEMVPETEEEKERFAAAFRRKELSLILSGRMKPLESVELKKLFQEPQESKKDKK, encoded by the coding sequence ATGGCAAAAATAAAAAAAGCGTCAGACTCTCTGACCATTATGACCAATATCGTTCTTCCGAACGAAACCAATTCTTTAAGAAATCTTTTTGGAGGTGAACTTTTGGCAAAAATGGACCGTTGTGCGTCTATTTCTGCGGCAAGACACTGCGAGAGAAGAGTAGTAACAGCTTCTGTAAACCACGTGTCTTTCAATCACCCGATTCCGGAAGGCGGAGTAGTGGTATTGGAATCTAAAGTTTCCAGGGCATTTTCTACCTCCATGGAAGTATATGTGGATGTATGGTTGGATGACCCGATCAATCAGAAGAAAATTCATACCAATGCTGGTATTTATACTTTCGTTGCAGTAGATGAATTCAACCGTCCGATTCCGATTCCGGAAATGGTTCCTGAAACAGAAGAAGAAAAAGAAAGATTTGCAGCAGCATTCCGTAGAAAAGAACTTTCATTAATTCTTTCCGGAAGAATGAAACCTCTGGAATCTGTAGAGCTTAAAAAACTCTTCCAGGAACCACAGGAGTCTAAGAAAGATAAGAAATAA
- a CDS encoding TonB-dependent receptor: MKGLFFLGLSVGSVAFIQAQNKDSLKIREIEAVNFTKRLPVAKEIINVQKDLDGKNLGQDLPILLKNQTSIISTSDAGNGVGYTGFRIRGVSGSGINVMMNGVPYNDSESQGTFFVNVPDLTSSASQIVIQRGVGTSNNGVSAFGASINVISKDPEEKFYFKTDDSYGSFNTYKYSAEVGSGKFWKNRLSIMGRYTHIHSDGYIDRASSNLHSYNFTALFEEGNTKLRLMAFGGREKTYQAWNGIDRKTWETDPKFNVSGAIYDVNWENIVSFYDNETDNYRQNHYQLLWEQKFSDRWNLETTFHYTKGKGYYENYKQGDPFSRYNLPDLTEVGQTIKYSDFIRKKWLNNDFYGVVSTLYGKFENLDLNVGVVANQYYGRHYGNVTGVFFPQIDESEYYRSRSIKNEVSGFAKALFRVDNFEFFGDLQLRKINYNTKVLMAGDGEGADLSKNWLFFNPKAGVNYRIEGGKVFLSYAHAHREPNRDDLMANNDVKPEKLHDIEAGFEKQFGIVSFTANLYYMYYVNQLVLNGVLNNVGAFIRTNSGKSYRRGIEVGALAKLSKQWEVSGNVTLSQSRNQDFNIQNGDVPKSLGNTQISFSPNVIANVGLKFNPTKNFQFALMNQYVGKQYLDNTEDANLQLKDYFLTDFNAQYQFKIANNEIALKLLVNNLFNKKYVNNGSVYEGQPYYFSQAGTNFMFGVSWKIQ; the protein is encoded by the coding sequence ATGAAAGGATTATTTTTTTTAGGGCTTAGCGTAGGCTCCGTAGCCTTTATCCAGGCTCAGAATAAGGATTCTCTGAAAATCAGAGAAATTGAAGCCGTCAACTTTACCAAAAGGCTGCCGGTAGCAAAGGAAATCATCAACGTACAGAAAGATTTAGACGGTAAAAATTTAGGACAGGATCTTCCTATTCTTTTAAAAAATCAAACCTCCATTATTTCTACCTCAGATGCAGGAAATGGAGTAGGATATACCGGTTTTAGAATTCGTGGAGTTTCAGGAAGCGGCATTAATGTAATGATGAATGGTGTTCCGTACAACGATTCTGAAAGCCAGGGGACTTTTTTTGTGAATGTTCCGGATTTAACAAGTTCTGCGTCTCAGATTGTTATTCAAAGAGGGGTGGGAACTTCCAATAATGGTGTTTCTGCTTTTGGCGCAAGTATCAATGTGATTTCTAAAGATCCTGAAGAAAAATTTTATTTTAAAACAGATGACAGCTACGGCTCATTCAATACCTATAAATATTCGGCTGAAGTAGGTTCCGGTAAGTTCTGGAAAAACCGTCTTTCCATAATGGGAAGATATACGCATATTCACTCTGACGGATATATTGACAGAGCTTCATCAAACTTACATTCTTATAATTTCACTGCTTTATTTGAAGAAGGAAACACAAAGCTGCGTTTAATGGCTTTCGGCGGAAGAGAGAAAACCTACCAGGCATGGAACGGGATTGACCGTAAGACATGGGAAACCGATCCTAAATTCAATGTTTCAGGTGCTATTTATGATGTCAATTGGGAGAATATTGTAAGTTTCTATGACAACGAAACAGACAATTACAGACAGAACCACTATCAGTTGCTTTGGGAACAAAAATTCAGTGACCGATGGAATCTTGAAACTACTTTTCACTATACCAAAGGAAAAGGATATTACGAGAACTACAAGCAGGGAGATCCTTTTTCCAGATACAATTTACCTGATTTGACTGAAGTAGGGCAAACTATAAAATATTCAGACTTTATCAGGAAAAAATGGCTGAATAATGATTTTTATGGAGTTGTTTCAACGCTTTACGGAAAGTTTGAAAACTTAGATCTGAATGTTGGTGTTGTTGCCAATCAGTATTACGGAAGACACTACGGAAATGTTACTGGAGTATTTTTTCCTCAGATTGATGAAAGCGAGTATTACAGAAGCCGCTCGATAAAGAATGAAGTATCCGGTTTTGCAAAAGCCTTGTTCAGAGTAGATAATTTTGAATTTTTTGGTGATTTACAGCTTAGAAAAATCAATTATAATACTAAAGTCCTGATGGCTGGTGATGGTGAAGGTGCAGATTTAAGTAAGAACTGGCTGTTTTTTAATCCAAAAGCCGGCGTAAATTACAGAATTGAAGGTGGTAAAGTATTCCTGTCATACGCTCATGCACACCGTGAACCGAACAGAGATGACTTGATGGCGAATAACGATGTTAAACCTGAAAAACTTCATGACATTGAAGCTGGTTTTGAAAAACAGTTCGGGATTGTATCCTTTACAGCGAATCTCTATTATATGTACTATGTGAATCAATTGGTATTAAATGGTGTACTTAATAATGTAGGAGCATTCATCAGAACCAATTCCGGGAAAAGCTACAGAAGAGGTATTGAGGTAGGTGCCCTGGCAAAGCTATCCAAGCAATGGGAAGTTTCCGGAAATGTGACGCTAAGCCAGAGCAGAAACCAGGATTTTAATATTCAAAATGGAGATGTTCCTAAAAGTCTTGGAAATACACAGATTTCATTCTCTCCAAATGTAATTGCCAATGTAGGTCTGAAATTCAACCCTACAAAGAATTTTCAGTTTGCTTTAATGAATCAGTATGTCGGGAAACAATATCTGGACAATACGGAAGATGCAAATCTGCAGCTTAAAGATTATTTCCTGACAGATTTCAACGCTCAGTATCAGTTTAAAATTGCTAATAATGAAATTGCATTAAAACTGTTGGTGAATAACCTGTTCAATAAAAAATATGTCAACAACGGATCCGTGTACGAAGGACAGCCGTATTATTTTTCACAGGCAGGAACGAATTTCATGTTTGGAGTGAGCTGGAAGATTCAATAA
- a CDS encoding WG repeat-containing protein, with the protein MKNILNVLCIFTSVFVFSQTKSVKKITVKQGVKTAVKKGSAAKKPNPDLVIINKDLPVLIPKKKGDHFGYVNQKGKFIIQPEYHIAVFFYEDCNLLNSPNEKVRKFGTKEYATVEKDMISYRVDQSGKRVYQFKEADFGKCIFEEYKQQLFQAYTLNGFYGIIEKSKFVNAADYRQFQIYPQYQYLYIMEGDDVANPMIVASNNDKFGVIDVNNKIIIPFEYANIKRNFSWKLGKMFEVTKDGKSYYYVDADNKTY; encoded by the coding sequence ATGAAAAATATCCTAAATGTTTTATGCATTTTTACTTCGGTTTTCGTTTTTTCACAGACTAAATCTGTGAAGAAAATAACGGTGAAGCAAGGCGTGAAAACAGCGGTTAAGAAAGGGTCTGCAGCTAAAAAGCCTAATCCTGATTTAGTAATAATCAATAAAGATCTTCCGGTTTTGATTCCTAAGAAGAAAGGTGATCATTTTGGGTATGTTAACCAGAAAGGGAAATTTATTATTCAGCCGGAATATCATATTGCCGTATTTTTTTACGAAGACTGCAACCTTCTGAATTCTCCTAATGAAAAAGTTAGAAAATTCGGAACAAAAGAATATGCTACAGTAGAAAAAGATATGATTTCTTACCGGGTAGATCAGTCTGGGAAGAGAGTATACCAGTTCAAAGAAGCCGATTTTGGAAAATGTATATTTGAAGAATATAAACAGCAGCTATTTCAGGCTTATACTCTGAATGGTTTTTACGGCATTATTGAAAAATCAAAATTTGTGAATGCTGCAGATTACAGGCAGTTTCAGATCTATCCTCAATATCAGTATCTGTACATTATGGAAGGTGATGATGTGGCTAATCCCATGATTGTTGCTTCCAATAATGATAAATTTGGAGTGATTGACGTTAACAATAAGATCATCATTCCTTTTGAATATGCCAATATTAAAAGAAACTTTAGCTGGAAACTGGGGAAGATGTTTGAAGTCACGAAAGACGGAAAAAGCTACTATTATGTTGATGCGGACAATAAAACCTATTAG
- a CDS encoding bifunctional aconitate hydratase 2/2-methylisocitrate dehydratase, whose protein sequence is MNIYKDYIKEIEERKTQGLHPKPIDGAELLSEIITQIKDSGNADRSDSLKFFIYNTLPGTTSAAGVKAKFLKEIILGESIVEEISPAFAFELLSHMKGGPSIEVLLDLALGNDPAIAKEAAAVLKTQVFLYEADTTRLKEAFNSGNEIAKEILESYAKAEFFTKLPEVAEEIKIVTFIAGEGDISTDLLSPGNQAHSRSDRELHGKCMITPEAQEEIKALQAQHPDASVMLIAEKGTMGVGSSRMSGVNNVALWTGKQASPYVPFVNIAPIVGGTNGISPIFLTTVDVTGGIGVDLKNWVKKVDENGNPIRNENGDIVLEEAYSVATGTVLTINTKEKKLYNGDKELIDLTKSFTPQKMEFIKAGGSYAIVFGKKLQTFAAQLLGIEAPAVFAPSKEISHEGQGLTAVEKIFNRNAVGTTPGKVLHAGSDVRVEVNIVGSQDTTGLMTSQELESMAATVISPIVDGAYQSGCHTASVWDKKAQANIPKLMKFMNEFGLITARDPKGEYHAMTDVIHKVLNDITVDEWAIIIGGDSHTRMSKGVAFGADSGTVALALATGEASMPIPESVKVTFKGNMKEHMDFRDVVHATQAQMLKQFGGENVFQGRIIEVHIGTLPADQAFTFTDWTAEMKAKASINISEDNTLIESLEIAKGRIQIMINKGMDNHNKVLQGLIDKANKRIAEIRSGEKPALTPDANAKYYAEVVVDLDVIVEPMIADPDVNNDDVSKRYTHDTIRDLSYYGGEKKVDLGFVGSCMVHKGDLKIVSQMLRNIEKQQGKVEFNAPLVVAAPTYNIIDELKAEGDWELLEKYSAFEFDDNAPKGEARVEYKNVMYLERPGCNLCMGNQEKAAKGDTVLATSTRLFQGRVVEDSERKKGESLLASTPVVVLSAIIGRIPNIDEYKAAVEGIDLTTFVPSIKELTSTSAH, encoded by the coding sequence ATGAATATTTATAAGGATTACATCAAAGAGATTGAAGAAAGAAAAACCCAAGGGCTTCATCCAAAGCCTATTGATGGTGCTGAATTACTAAGCGAAATCATTACACAGATTAAAGATTCAGGTAATGCTGACCGATCGGATTCTCTTAAATTTTTCATTTACAACACGCTACCCGGAACGACAAGTGCGGCGGGAGTGAAAGCTAAATTTTTAAAAGAAATTATTCTGGGTGAATCCATAGTAGAAGAAATTTCCCCGGCATTTGCCTTTGAATTATTATCTCATATGAAAGGCGGACCTTCTATTGAAGTGCTGCTGGACCTTGCTTTAGGTAACGATCCGGCTATCGCTAAAGAAGCTGCAGCTGTTCTTAAAACACAGGTTTTCCTTTATGAAGCAGACACAACCCGTCTGAAGGAAGCATTCAACAGCGGTAACGAAATCGCAAAAGAAATTCTTGAAAGCTATGCAAAAGCTGAATTCTTTACGAAACTGCCAGAAGTTGCTGAAGAAATCAAAATAGTAACATTTATTGCCGGTGAAGGAGATATCTCTACGGATTTACTTTCTCCGGGTAACCAGGCCCACTCAAGATCAGACCGTGAACTTCATGGTAAATGTATGATCACTCCTGAGGCTCAGGAAGAAATTAAAGCTTTACAGGCACAGCATCCTGATGCAAGCGTTATGCTTATCGCTGAAAAAGGAACAATGGGTGTAGGTTCATCAAGAATGTCTGGAGTGAATAACGTTGCTCTTTGGACAGGTAAACAAGCCAGCCCATATGTACCATTCGTAAACATTGCTCCAATTGTAGGAGGAACAAACGGTATTTCTCCGATCTTCCTTACAACAGTAGACGTTACCGGAGGTATTGGTGTTGACCTTAAAAACTGGGTAAAGAAAGTTGATGAAAACGGAAACCCAATTCGTAACGAAAATGGCGACATCGTTCTTGAAGAAGCTTATTCAGTAGCAACAGGAACTGTTTTAACGATTAATACAAAAGAAAAGAAATTATATAACGGCGATAAAGAACTTATCGACCTTACTAAATCTTTCACTCCGCAAAAAATGGAATTCATCAAAGCGGGTGGATCTTACGCTATCGTATTTGGTAAAAAACTACAGACATTTGCAGCTCAGCTTTTAGGAATTGAAGCACCTGCTGTTTTTGCTCCATCAAAAGAAATTTCTCACGAAGGGCAAGGACTTACGGCTGTAGAGAAAATATTCAACAGAAATGCTGTTGGAACTACTCCAGGAAAAGTGTTACACGCTGGTTCAGATGTTCGTGTAGAAGTGAATATCGTTGGATCTCAGGATACAACAGGTCTTATGACTTCTCAGGAACTTGAATCTATGGCTGCAACAGTGATTTCCCCAATCGTTGATGGTGCATACCAGTCAGGATGTCATACGGCTTCTGTTTGGGATAAAAAAGCTCAGGCTAATATTCCGAAACTGATGAAATTCATGAATGAGTTCGGTCTTATTACAGCCCGCGACCCGAAAGGTGAATATCATGCAATGACTGACGTAATCCACAAGGTTCTTAACGACATCACTGTAGATGAGTGGGCCATCATCATTGGTGGTGACTCTCACACAAGAATGTCTAAAGGGGTGGCTTTCGGAGCTGACTCAGGAACAGTTGCTCTTGCATTAGCTACAGGTGAAGCATCTATGCCAATCCCTGAATCTGTGAAAGTAACGTTCAAAGGAAACATGAAAGAACACATGGATTTCCGTGATGTAGTTCATGCAACACAGGCTCAGATGTTGAAGCAGTTTGGAGGAGAAAACGTATTCCAGGGTAGAATCATTGAGGTTCATATTGGTACACTTCCTGCTGACCAGGCATTTACCTTTACAGACTGGACTGCTGAGATGAAGGCAAAAGCTTCTATCAACATTTCTGAAGATAATACTTTGATTGAATCACTGGAAATTGCAAAAGGCAGAATCCAGATCATGATTAATAAAGGTATGGATAACCATAATAAAGTTCTTCAGGGACTAATTGACAAAGCAAACAAGAGAATTGCAGAGATCAGATCAGGAGAAAAACCTGCTTTGACTCCGGATGCAAATGCTAAATATTATGCTGAAGTAGTTGTAGATCTTGATGTAATTGTAGAACCTATGATTGCTGACCCAGATGTAAATAACGACGATGTATCTAAGAGATATACTCACGATACCATCAGAGACCTTTCTTATTATGGAGGTGAGAAAAAAGTAGACCTTGGTTTCGTAGGATCTTGTATGGTTCACAAAGGTGACCTTAAGATTGTTTCTCAAATGCTTAGAAACATTGAAAAACAACAAGGAAAGGTAGAGTTTAATGCTCCTCTTGTAGTAGCAGCACCTACTTACAACATCATTGATGAATTAAAGGCAGAAGGAGACTGGGAATTACTGGAAAAATATTCAGCTTTTGAATTTGATGATAATGCTCCAAAAGGAGAAGCTCGTGTTGAATATAAAAACGTAATGTACCTTGAGCGTCCCGGATGTAACCTTTGTATGGGTAACCAGGAAAAAGCAGCTAAAGGAGATACAGTATTAGCAACTTCTACACGTCTTTTCCAGGGAAGAGTAGTTGAAGATTCTGAACGTAAAAAAGGTGAATCTTTACTTGCTTCAACTCCGGTTGTAGTTCTTTCTGCGATCATTGGAAGAATTCCTAATATTGATGAATACAAAGCTGCCGTTGAGGGTATTGACCTTACCACTTTTGTACCTTCTATTAAAGAATTAACAAGTACAAGCGCTCACTAA
- a CDS encoding aconitate hydratase: MTFDIDMIKKVYERYPERIAAARQTVGKPLTLSEKILYTHLWEGNATQAYERGNSYVDFAPDRVAMQDATAQMALLQFMQAGKTKVAVPSTAHADHLIQAKVGADKDLQEGINKNSEVFNFLSSVCDKYGIGFWKPGAGIIHQVVLENYAFPGGMMIGTDSHTVNAGGLGMVAIGVGGADAVDVMAGMAWELKMPKLIGVKLTGKMSGWTSAKDVILKVAGILTVKGGTGCIVEYFGEGAESLSATGKGTICNMGAEIGATTSTFGYDDSMRRYLAATGRQDVVDAADKIAEHLTGDAEVYANPEQYFDQLIEINLSELTPHLNGPFTPDLATPVAEFRAKAEANGWPLEVEWALIGSCTNSSYEDLSRAASIVEDAVSKGVKPKAILGINPGSEQVKFTAERDGFLDSFRKFENARIFTNACGPCIGQWDREGAEKGEKNSIIHSFNRNFAKRADGNPNTHAFVASPEMVAAVAISGRLDFNPITDTLTNEAGEQVKLDEPKGYELPSKGFAVDDNGYQAPSEDGSSVVVNVSPTSDRLQLLEEFPAWDGKNIEGAKVLIKAFGKCTTDHISMAGPWLKYRGHLDNISNNMLIGAVNAYNMETNKVKNEITGEYGEVPAVQRAYKAAGVPTIVVGDQNYGEGSSREHAAMEPRHLGVKAVLVKSFARIHETNLKKQGMLGITFANEADYDKIKEDDTVNFLDLDQFAPGKQLTLEFVHADGTKDIIMANHTYNNQQIEWFKAGSALNLIKQQEK, translated from the coding sequence ATGACTTTTGATATTGATATGATCAAAAAGGTGTACGAGCGTTACCCGGAAAGAATTGCTGCAGCAAGACAAACCGTAGGAAAACCTCTTACCCTTTCAGAAAAAATCCTTTACACCCACCTTTGGGAAGGAAATGCTACACAGGCTTATGAAAGAGGAAACTCTTATGTAGACTTCGCTCCAGACAGAGTAGCAATGCAGGATGCCACTGCACAGATGGCGCTTTTACAGTTCATGCAGGCAGGAAAAACTAAAGTTGCCGTTCCTTCCACAGCTCACGCGGATCACCTGATACAGGCAAAAGTAGGAGCTGATAAAGATTTACAGGAAGGAATCAACAAAAACTCTGAGGTATTCAACTTTCTAAGTTCTGTATGTGATAAATACGGAATCGGATTCTGGAAACCGGGAGCAGGTATCATTCACCAGGTTGTACTGGAAAATTATGCCTTCCCTGGAGGGATGATGATTGGGACAGATTCACACACTGTAAATGCAGGAGGACTGGGAATGGTAGCAATAGGTGTTGGTGGTGCTGATGCGGTAGACGTAATGGCAGGAATGGCCTGGGAGCTTAAAATGCCTAAACTTATCGGGGTAAAATTAACCGGTAAAATGAGCGGATGGACTTCTGCAAAAGATGTTATTCTGAAAGTAGCAGGAATCCTTACCGTAAAAGGAGGAACCGGATGCATCGTAGAATATTTCGGTGAAGGGGCAGAATCTCTTTCTGCAACAGGTAAAGGTACAATCTGTAACATGGGTGCTGAAATTGGGGCTACAACTTCTACTTTCGGATACGATGATTCTATGAGAAGATATCTTGCTGCTACCGGAAGACAGGATGTAGTGGATGCTGCGGATAAAATTGCTGAGCATTTAACAGGAGATGCAGAAGTTTATGCAAACCCTGAACAATATTTCGACCAGTTAATAGAAATCAACCTTTCTGAACTGACGCCTCACTTAAACGGACCTTTCACTCCGGATCTGGCAACTCCGGTTGCAGAATTCAGAGCTAAAGCTGAAGCTAACGGATGGCCTTTGGAAGTTGAATGGGCACTTATCGGTTCTTGTACCAACTCTTCTTATGAAGATTTATCAAGAGCTGCTTCCATTGTAGAAGATGCCGTATCAAAAGGTGTAAAACCTAAAGCCATCTTAGGAATCAACCCGGGTTCTGAACAGGTAAAATTTACAGCAGAAAGAGACGGATTCTTAGATTCTTTCAGGAAATTTGAAAACGCAAGAATCTTTACCAACGCTTGTGGACCATGTATTGGACAATGGGACAGAGAAGGTGCTGAAAAAGGAGAGAAAAACTCTATTATTCACTCTTTCAACAGAAACTTCGCCAAAAGAGCTGATGGTAACCCAAATACCCATGCATTTGTAGCCTCTCCTGAAATGGTAGCTGCTGTTGCGATCTCAGGCAGACTAGATTTTAACCCGATTACAGATACTTTAACTAACGAAGCAGGCGAGCAGGTAAAACTTGACGAACCTAAAGGCTATGAACTTCCTTCAAAAGGATTTGCGGTAGATGATAATGGATATCAGGCTCCATCTGAAGATGGTTCCAGTGTTGTTGTGAATGTAAGTCCTACTTCAGACAGACTTCAGTTATTAGAAGAATTCCCGGCTTGGGATGGTAAAAACATTGAAGGAGCTAAGGTATTGATCAAAGCTTTCGGAAAATGTACTACTGACCACATTTCTATGGCCGGACCATGGTTGAAGTACAGAGGTCACTTAGATAATATCTCAAACAACATGTTGATCGGAGCTGTAAATGCTTACAACATGGAAACCAATAAAGTTAAAAATGAAATAACCGGTGAATACGGTGAGGTTCCGGCTGTACAGAGAGCTTACAAAGCGGCAGGCGTTCCAACAATCGTTGTAGGAGACCAGAACTACGGTGAAGGTTCTTCAAGAGAACACGCTGCCATGGAACCTAGACACCTTGGTGTGAAAGCTGTATTGGTAAAATCATTCGCGAGAATCCATGAAACCAACCTTAAAAAACAAGGTATGCTTGGAATCACTTTCGCTAATGAAGCTGATTATGATAAAATCAAGGAAGATGATACAGTTAACTTCTTAGATCTTGACCAGTTTGCTCCAGGAAAACAGTTGACTTTAGAATTCGTTCATGCTGACGGAACTAAAGATATCATCATGGCAAACCATACTTATAACAATCAGCAGATTGAGTGGTTTAAAGCGGGTTCTGCACTGAACCTAATCAAACAACAGGAAAAATAA
- a CDS encoding LytR/AlgR family response regulator transcription factor, producing MNKIKCIIVDDEPLAISLLEHYVEKIPFLELVFSTENPILALEYLQKNDSDLIFLDIQMPELTGINFMKIVGPDQKYILTTAYSEYALEGYEHNVVDYLLKPISFERFQKSVLKAQERFSFPQEESTHFFVKSSGQRHRIGFHEILYVESIKDYVNIRTENDEFIVLDTLKSMESQLSEKFVRIHKSFIVNLDKIKSIGAKKVVLPEFEIPIGESYRTNLLDRLK from the coding sequence ATGAATAAGATAAAATGTATTATCGTTGATGATGAGCCGCTGGCAATCTCTTTGCTGGAGCATTATGTAGAGAAAATTCCTTTTCTTGAACTGGTTTTCTCTACAGAGAATCCAATTCTGGCTTTAGAATATCTGCAGAAAAACGATTCGGATCTCATCTTTCTGGATATTCAGATGCCGGAGCTTACGGGAATCAATTTTATGAAGATTGTTGGACCTGATCAAAAGTATATTCTGACTACAGCGTATTCGGAATATGCGTTGGAAGGATATGAACATAACGTTGTGGATTATCTTCTGAAGCCTATCTCCTTTGAAAGGTTTCAAAAGAGTGTATTAAAAGCTCAGGAGCGGTTTTCTTTTCCACAGGAAGAAAGCACCCATTTCTTTGTGAAATCCTCCGGACAAAGGCATCGTATCGGCTTTCATGAGATTTTATACGTAGAAAGTATCAAGGACTACGTCAATATCCGGACAGAAAATGATGAGTTTATTGTTCTGGATACTCTTAAATCAATGGAAAGTCAGCTTTCTGAAAAATTTGTACGGATTCATAAATCTTTCATTGTCAATTTGGATAAAATCAAAAGTATTGGGGCAAAAAAAGTTGTTCTTCCTGAGTTTGAAATTCCTATCGGGGAAAGCTATAGAACAAATCTTCTGGATAGATTAAAGTAA